A window from Cydia pomonella isolate Wapato2018A chromosome 8, ilCydPomo1, whole genome shotgun sequence encodes these proteins:
- the LOC133520679 gene encoding arylsulfatase B-like, producing MTPNIDVLAYQGAILQQYYSDTQGTAARSALLTGKYPMRLGTQSDSILASEDRGIPVSERLLPEYLRELGYETHLVGKWHVGKSREHYLPTYRGFDTFYGFLDGSVDYYTYNLVENCNGTSFFGLNFYENLAPVEDQSGHLTEILTDRAVNLIRDHDTSKPLYLQVSHAAPHTGGGLVSLQPPVDTLVENSHIAHSTRRMYAGLVASLDKSVGNIIAALAEREILKNTILVFVSDNGAGTTENYGCNLPLRGEKSTPWEGAARSVAVVWHASVTPNRNDQIFHVTDWLPTLLSAAGGDIPKDIDGIDQWGTISKGEVSKRDSVLITIDDLNGWAAFREGDYKIIVGNVSKEKSKYHGKELKTVRHDSFPYENVLLASEACLVFKETLDLHLDIESIYEMRNNSKLVETVNDIPDEAVCFPTLAKGCLFKVSEDPAEAFDLWHAKMDIVRRMSLRLRGLWKEMNPRLLPKADPRANPANQNYVWLSWVPNEEEINEPRKPVPPFPLKVSRDELQYVVDINLNSFKDKIHDYIKNMGESFVTSVGGLFNF from the exons ATGACCCCTAACATCGACGTGCTTGCCTACCAGGGCGCCATCCTTCAGCAATACTACTCGGACACGCAGGGCACGGCTGCCAGGAGCGCACTTTTAACGGGAAAATACCCCATGAGACTcg GCACACAAAGCGACTCCATACTAGCATCGGAAGATCGAGGTATCCCAGTGTCAGAGAGGCTGCTACCCGAGTATCTACGGGAACTAGGCTACGAGACGCACTTGGTGGGCAAGTGGCACGTCGGCAAATCCCGGGAACACTATCTGCCTACTTACAGGGGATTTGATACTTTCTACGGCTTCCTCGACGGCTCCGTAGATTACTATACGTACAACTTGGTCGAG AACTGTAACGGCACATCATTCTTTGGTCTCAATTTTTATGAAAACCTGGCGCCCGTCGAGGATCAAAGTGGACATCTTACGGAAATACTCACTGACAGAGCTGTTAACT TGATAAGAGACCACGACACATCGAAGCCATTGTACCTCCAAGTGTCGCATGCAGCGCCTCACACCGGCGGAGGCTTGGTGTCCCTGCAGCCCCCTGTCGACACCCTGGTGGAAAACAGCCATATTGCGCACTCTACTAGACGCATGTATGCCG GCCTTGTTGCAAGCTTGGACAAGAGTGTTGGAAATATAATTGCAGCTTTAGCAGAGAGagaaattttaaaaaacactatcTTAGTTTTCGTATCTGATAACGGAGCTGGTACAACTGAAAATTATGGATGCAATTTGCCGCTACGGGGAGAGAAAAGTACTCCATGGGAAGGAGCTGCGAGATCTGTGGCTGTCGTGTGGCACGCTTCAGTGACACCTAATAGAAACGATCAAATTTTCCACGTTACTGATTGGTTGCCCACTCTGCTGTCAGCTGCAGGTGGCGATATACCCAAAGATATTGACGGAATCGACCAGTGGGGCACAATTTCAAAGGGCGAAGTATCTAAACGGGACAGCGTTCTAATAACAATTGACGATCTTAACGGATGGGCTGCGTTCAGAGAAGGAgactataaaataattgtgGGGAATGTAAGCAAAGAGAAAAGTAAATATCATGGCAAAGAGCTCAAGACAGTGCGACACGACTCGTTTCCTTACGAAAATGTGCTGCTAGCATCGGAAGCATGCTTAGTGTTTAAAGAAACATTGGATTTGCATTTAGACATAGAATCAATCTACGAGATGCGGAATAACAGTAAACTGGTAGAAACTGTTAATGATATACCAGACGAGGCAGTTTGTTTTCCAACATTAG CAAAAGGCTGCCTGTTTAAAGTATCTGAAGATCCTGCTGAGGCTTTTGATCTGTGGCATGCAAAAATGGATATAGTTAGACGTATGAGTTTACGACTAAGAGGTCTTTGGAAAGAAATGAATCCAAGGCTTCTACCCAAAGCGGATCCTAGAGCTAATCCAGCAAATCAGAACTACGTGTGGTTATCTTGGGTACCTAATGAAGAAGAAATCAATGAACCACGAAAACCCGTCCCACCTTTTCCTTTAAAGGTGTCAAGAGATGAGCTGCAGTACGTTGTCGATATCAATTTAAATTCGTTTAAAGACAAAATTCACGACTACATCAAAAACATGGGAGAATCATTTGTTACGAGCGTCGGTGGcttgtttaatttttag